In a genomic window of Diabrotica undecimpunctata isolate CICGRU chromosome 2, icDiaUnde3, whole genome shotgun sequence:
- the LOC140434200 gene encoding uncharacterized protein, whose amino-acid sequence MLKLLLQLCVLIFAASYVDNRVINKRSTDSSIKGYLTERICWWNEICKEEFRSQFRCKCPEWSYCRAPGKYYNAFCTMTTTGYIWQQPGWREAAESQN is encoded by the exons ATGTTAAAACTATTGCTACAG CTATGTGTACTGATCTTCGCAGCTAGCTACGTAGATAATAGGGTAATAAATAAAAGGAGTACGGATAGTTCCATTAAAGGATACTTGACTGAG AGAATATGTTGGTGGAACGAGATCTGTAAAGAGGAATTCCGGAGCCAATTTCGGTGCAAGTGTCCGGAATGGTCTTACTGTCGAGCCCCTGGCAAATATTACAACGCTTTCTGTACCATGACCACGACTGGATATATTTGGCAACAGCCTGGATGGAGAGAAGCAGCTGAAAGCCAAAACTAG